In one Mycobacteroides chelonae genomic region, the following are encoded:
- the ffh gene encoding signal recognition particle protein: MFESLSDRLTDALAGLRGKGRLSDADIDATCRTIRLALLEADVALPVVRTFIGRIKDRAKGAEVSGALNPAQQVVKIVNEELIGILGGETRQLAFAKTPPTVIMLAGLQGAGKTTLAGKLAKWLKGQGHTPLLVACDLQRPGAVNQLQVVGERAGVSVYAPHPGTSTGGLEVGSLVGDPVAVARDGLAHAKAQHFDVVLVDTAGRLGIDAELMDQAARIREAVDPDEVLFVLDAMIGQDAVSTAEAFRAGVGFTGVVLTKLDGDARGGAALSVREITGTPILFASTGEKLEDFDVFHPDRMASRILGMGDLLSLIEQAEQHFDAEQSLAAAEKITSGELTLEDFLEQMLAIRKMGPIGNLLGMLPGAGQMKDALAAVDDKQLDRVQAIIRGMTPAERADPKIINASRRLRIANGSGVAVSEVNQLVDRFFDARKMMSSMAGRMGMGAINRKSNRKGGKNTKKGKKGSKGPTQPKMRGGFPGMAGLPGGMPAGFPDLSGMPEGLGELPPGLADIDISKLKFPKN, encoded by the coding sequence GTGTTTGAATCGCTGTCTGACCGGTTGACCGATGCCCTTGCTGGCCTACGGGGCAAGGGACGTCTGTCCGACGCCGATATCGACGCGACCTGCCGGACCATCCGGCTGGCGCTGCTGGAAGCCGATGTCGCGCTGCCCGTGGTGCGCACCTTCATCGGTCGCATCAAAGATCGCGCTAAGGGGGCCGAGGTCTCCGGGGCGCTGAACCCCGCCCAGCAGGTCGTCAAGATCGTCAACGAGGAGCTCATCGGCATCCTGGGTGGGGAGACCCGCCAGCTGGCGTTCGCCAAGACCCCGCCGACGGTCATCATGCTCGCTGGTCTGCAGGGTGCCGGTAAGACGACCCTCGCCGGCAAGCTCGCCAAATGGCTTAAGGGACAAGGACATACCCCGCTTTTGGTGGCCTGCGACCTGCAGCGCCCCGGTGCCGTGAACCAGCTGCAGGTGGTCGGTGAGCGTGCCGGAGTTTCCGTCTACGCCCCGCATCCGGGCACCTCGACCGGCGGCCTGGAGGTCGGCTCGCTGGTCGGCGATCCGGTTGCGGTGGCACGAGACGGCCTGGCCCATGCCAAGGCTCAGCACTTCGATGTGGTGCTCGTCGACACCGCCGGCCGTCTCGGTATCGACGCCGAATTGATGGACCAGGCCGCCCGGATCCGCGAAGCCGTCGATCCCGACGAGGTGCTGTTCGTCCTCGACGCCATGATCGGTCAGGACGCGGTGAGCACCGCCGAGGCGTTCCGTGCCGGTGTCGGGTTCACCGGCGTGGTCCTGACCAAGCTCGACGGCGATGCTCGCGGTGGTGCCGCGCTCTCGGTGCGCGAGATCACCGGCACCCCGATCTTGTTCGCGTCCACCGGTGAAAAGCTGGAGGACTTCGATGTCTTCCATCCCGACCGGATGGCCAGCCGCATCCTGGGCATGGGCGATCTGCTGTCCCTCATCGAGCAGGCAGAGCAGCATTTCGACGCCGAGCAATCGCTGGCCGCCGCGGAGAAGATCACCTCGGGCGAGCTGACGCTGGAGGACTTCCTGGAGCAGATGCTCGCGATCCGCAAGATGGGGCCCATCGGGAACCTGTTGGGGATGCTTCCGGGGGCAGGCCAGATGAAGGACGCATTGGCCGCCGTCGACGATAAGCAGCTCGACCGCGTGCAGGCCATCATCCGCGGCATGACCCCCGCCGAACGGGCCGACCCGAAGATCATCAACGCGTCGCGGCGGCTGCGGATCGCCAACGGCTCCGGTGTGGCCGTTTCGGAGGTCAACCAGCTGGTGGACCGCTTCTTCGATGCGCGCAAGATGATGTCCTCGATGGCCGGGCGGATGGGCATGGGCGCCATCAACCGCAAGAGCAACCGCAAGGGCGGCAAGAACACCAAGAAGGGCAAGAAGGGTTCGAAGGGCCCGACGCAGCCGAAGATGCGGGGCGGATTCCCCGGTATGGCTGGGCTTCCCGGGGGAATGCCGGCCGGATTCCCTGATCTATCCGGGATGCCCGAGGGACTGGGTGAGCTGCCTCCGGGTCTGGCCGATATCGACATCTCGAAGTTGAAGTTCCCTAAGAACTGA
- a CDS encoding limonene-1,2-epoxide hydrolase family protein → MAFLEDRMSGGHPSNVHPRVELVKDAFATMAALDLDGYLKFFSDDVEHVLAPLPKITGKKSLRPALARGFRACVSGLTVSPLSVVQQGDSVISDRVDIAKLGPLWVRFRIKATMKFVDDKVVFWRDSIDYLSLIGWSLRGVVGILIPSLRPQPPATG, encoded by the coding sequence ATGGCATTTCTTGAGGATCGGATGAGCGGCGGGCACCCGTCGAACGTGCACCCCCGTGTGGAGCTTGTGAAAGACGCCTTCGCCACGATGGCGGCCCTGGATCTTGACGGCTATCTGAAGTTCTTCTCAGATGACGTCGAGCACGTGCTCGCGCCTCTTCCGAAGATCACGGGCAAGAAGAGTCTCAGGCCTGCCTTGGCGCGGGGCTTCCGGGCGTGCGTTTCCGGACTCACCGTGTCGCCGCTGAGCGTCGTGCAGCAGGGCGACTCGGTGATCAGTGACCGCGTCGACATCGCCAAGCTAGGCCCCTTGTGGGTGCGGTTTCGGATCAAAGCCACCATGAAGTTTGTCGACGACAAAGTCGTCTTCTGGCGCGACAGCATCGACTACCTCAGCCTCATCGGGTGGAGCCTGCGTGGCGTTGTCGGCATCCTCATTCCGTCGCTGCGCCCGCAACCTCCAGCCACCGGGTAG
- a CDS encoding [protein-PII] uridylyltransferase → MGAATDLVAARAQLLGDSGRLNAGAIREAMTDLNELWLTTKAAEVGITDSSGFAIVALGGLGRREMLPHSDLDLVLLHDENISTETLSEVADGLWYPLWDANIRLDHSVRTVADTLHVAGQEMSAALALLDARHIAGDAQLSSLMIGGVRQQWRSQIRTRLDELIEYTQARWRRSGEIAHRAEPDLKSGRGGLRDVQLLRALAIAQLTDSGLAKSFDGAHAVILDVRTELHRVAGRERDQLLAQFADEIGAALRIGDRFDLARMLSDAARTISYSVDVGLRTAGNSIPRRGISVLRRTVRRPIDEGVVEHAGEVVLARDARPERDPSLILRVAAASATTGLPISSSTLSRLAESAPELRAPWPREALKDLLVLLEAGPPAVATIEALDRTGLWGRLFPEWGPVRDLPPRDIVHIWTVDRHLVETVARASAFTTRVSRPDLLVLGALVHDIGKGRGGDHSVVGADLAVQIGTRLGLWPSDVDLLSKIVRYHLLLPNTATRRDLGDPETIDTVVNTLGGDLLLLELLQQLAEADSLATGPGVWGDWKASLIGELVRKCRMVMRGESLPEPDPIDPELLSLAADGGVQVRLVPAGSPHMYTVSMIAPDQRGLLYKAAGVLSLNSLRVFSASVASHAGSAINTFEVSPRFGSPPAAGLLRQQLISAIDGDTDIIATLDERERESAQFSTGLVGDATPAVPTNYVPAPPRIRWFEPAGNLDQQIVEIRTSDAPGLLARITATLERHGVDIAWARVNTLGSSVVDTFCLSTGPEQAVLEAAIASVLPVAAPEPKKAAS, encoded by the coding sequence ATGGGCGCCGCAACGGACCTCGTGGCCGCCAGGGCGCAGCTGCTCGGTGATAGCGGCCGGCTGAATGCCGGCGCGATTCGCGAGGCGATGACCGACCTCAATGAGCTTTGGCTGACAACCAAGGCCGCTGAGGTTGGCATCACCGACTCCAGTGGATTTGCCATCGTGGCACTCGGTGGACTTGGTCGCCGCGAGATGCTGCCGCACTCGGATTTGGATCTGGTGCTGCTGCACGACGAGAACATCTCGACGGAGACTCTCAGTGAGGTCGCAGACGGCCTGTGGTACCCGTTGTGGGACGCCAATATTCGGCTCGACCACAGTGTCCGCACGGTGGCCGACACCCTGCATGTCGCCGGGCAGGAGATGTCGGCGGCATTGGCGCTGCTCGATGCCAGGCATATCGCCGGGGACGCGCAGTTGTCCAGCCTGATGATCGGGGGCGTACGCCAACAATGGCGTTCGCAGATCCGGACCCGACTCGACGAGTTGATCGAGTACACGCAGGCACGATGGCGGCGCAGCGGCGAGATCGCACACCGGGCCGAACCCGATCTGAAGTCCGGCCGCGGCGGTCTGCGCGATGTTCAGCTACTTCGGGCGCTGGCCATCGCCCAGCTCACCGATAGCGGGCTGGCGAAGTCGTTCGATGGCGCGCACGCAGTAATCCTGGATGTGCGCACTGAACTGCACCGAGTCGCCGGACGGGAGCGTGATCAACTGCTGGCTCAGTTCGCTGACGAGATTGGTGCGGCGCTGCGTATCGGCGATCGGTTTGATCTGGCCAGAATGCTGTCCGACGCCGCCCGCACCATCAGCTATTCGGTGGATGTAGGGCTGCGGACGGCCGGTAATTCGATTCCCCGGCGGGGCATTTCGGTACTGCGGCGCACGGTCCGCCGTCCGATCGACGAGGGTGTGGTGGAGCATGCCGGGGAGGTGGTGCTTGCCCGTGATGCTCGTCCCGAGCGCGACCCGTCGCTGATCCTGCGGGTGGCGGCGGCATCGGCGACCACGGGACTGCCGATCTCCTCGTCCACGTTGAGTCGGCTTGCCGAATCGGCACCGGAGCTTCGTGCGCCGTGGCCACGGGAGGCGCTCAAGGATCTGCTGGTGCTGCTGGAGGCCGGTCCGCCTGCGGTCGCCACCATCGAGGCGCTGGACCGAACCGGGTTGTGGGGCAGGCTCTTCCCTGAATGGGGGCCGGTGCGGGATCTGCCGCCACGCGACATCGTGCACATCTGGACCGTCGACAGGCACCTTGTCGAAACAGTCGCGCGAGCGAGCGCCTTCACCACCAGGGTGTCTCGCCCCGATCTGCTGGTTCTCGGTGCACTGGTGCACGACATCGGCAAGGGCCGCGGCGGTGATCACAGCGTTGTCGGGGCGGATCTGGCCGTGCAGATCGGTACCCGGCTGGGGCTGTGGCCGTCCGATGTGGACTTGCTGTCCAAGATCGTGCGTTATCACCTGCTGCTGCCCAACACTGCCACCCGGCGTGATCTCGGTGACCCGGAAACCATTGACACCGTGGTCAATACACTCGGCGGCGATCTGCTGCTGCTGGAGTTGTTGCAGCAGCTTGCCGAGGCGGACTCGCTGGCCACCGGTCCGGGGGTGTGGGGTGACTGGAAGGCGTCGCTGATCGGGGAGTTGGTGCGCAAATGCCGGATGGTGATGCGTGGTGAATCGCTGCCCGAACCCGATCCCATTGATCCGGAACTGCTTTCGCTGGCGGCCGATGGTGGGGTTCAGGTCCGCCTGGTGCCTGCGGGGTCGCCGCACATGTACACCGTGAGCATGATCGCGCCCGATCAACGCGGACTGCTCTACAAGGCCGCCGGGGTGCTGTCGCTGAATTCGTTGCGGGTGTTCTCGGCCTCGGTGGCCAGCCACGCCGGCTCGGCCATTAACACCTTCGAGGTGTCGCCGCGGTTCGGATCGCCTCCGGCGGCGGGGCTGCTGCGCCAGCAGCTGATCTCCGCTATCGACGGCGATACCGACATCATCGCGACGCTCGATGAGCGCGAACGCGAGTCAGCGCAGTTCTCCACCGGCCTTGTCGGGGATGCGACACCCGCGGTTCCCACCAATTACGTGCCGGCGCCGCCGCGCATCCGCTGGTTCGAGCCCGCCGGGAACCTCGACCAGCAGATCGTGGAGATCCGCACCTCCGATGCGCCTGGGCTGCTGGCGCGCATCACCGCGACCCTGGAACGACACGGCGTGGACATCGCATGGGCCAGGGTCAACACCCTCGGTTCTTCGGTGGTCGACACCTTCTGTCTCAGCACCGGTCCCGAGCAGGCAGTGCTGGAGGCGGCCATCGCCTCGGTGCTGCCTGTGGCCGCACCCGAGCCGAAGAAGGCCGCCAGCTAG
- a CDS encoding P-II family nitrogen regulator — translation MKLVTAIVKPFTLEDVKTGLEQAGILGMTVSEVQGYGRQKGHTEVYRGAEYSVDFVPKVRVEVVVDDSAVDKVVEVIVTAARTGKIGDGKVWVSPVDSVVRVRTGERGADAL, via the coding sequence ATGAAGCTGGTCACCGCGATCGTCAAACCGTTCACGCTGGAAGATGTCAAGACTGGCCTGGAGCAGGCGGGCATCCTCGGCATGACGGTCAGCGAGGTGCAGGGCTACGGCCGGCAGAAGGGCCACACCGAGGTGTACCGCGGCGCTGAGTACTCGGTGGACTTCGTGCCGAAGGTTCGTGTCGAGGTAGTGGTGGACGACAGCGCTGTCGACAAGGTGGTGGAGGTCATCGTGACCGCCGCACGCACCGGCAAGATCGGCGACGGCAAGGTCTGGGTGAGCCCCGTTGACTCGGTGGTGCGGGTACGCACCGGCGAGCGGGGCGCCGATGCCCTCTAA
- a CDS encoding ammonium transporter, which produces MGVPNTGDTAWMLASAALVLLMTPGLAFFYGGMVRAKNVLNMIMMSISAMGLVTVLWVLYGYSLAFGNDVSGLFGNPGQFFGLKGLIGGNAAEAVIADPANGVEAAEVVNIPLVGTIPATVFVAFQLMFAIITVALISGAVADRLKFGSWLLFSGLWVTVVYFPVAHWVFAFDGAAAEKGGWIANQLKAIDFAGGTAVHINAGTAGLVLALILGKRKGWPGTPMRPHNLPFVMLGAGLLWFGWYGFNAGSATSSNGLAGSTFVTTTVATAAAMLGWLLTERIRDGHATSLGAASGIVAGLVAITPSCSSVNVAGALAIGVIAGILCALAVGLKYKLGFDDSLDVVGVHLVGGIVGTLLIGLFAAPQTGAAVAGLFYGGGLEQLWRQALGAGAVLLYSAIGTAIVAFIVKYTIGLRISDEGEAAGADESQHAEGAYDFVALGSGSVIGRHSSGREE; this is translated from the coding sequence ATGGGTGTCCCGAATACCGGAGACACTGCGTGGATGCTGGCCAGTGCCGCGTTGGTGTTGTTGATGACACCCGGCCTGGCTTTTTTCTATGGCGGCATGGTCCGCGCGAAGAACGTGCTGAACATGATCATGATGAGTATCAGTGCGATGGGGCTGGTGACGGTGCTGTGGGTGTTGTATGGGTACTCGCTGGCGTTCGGTAATGATGTTTCGGGGCTGTTCGGTAATCCGGGGCAGTTTTTCGGTTTGAAGGGTCTTATCGGTGGTAATGCCGCGGAGGCGGTGATTGCTGATCCGGCTAATGGGGTCGAGGCGGCTGAGGTTGTCAATATTCCGTTGGTGGGCACGATTCCGGCGACGGTGTTTGTGGCGTTTCAGTTGATGTTCGCGATCATCACGGTGGCGCTGATTTCTGGTGCGGTGGCTGACCGGTTGAAGTTTGGGTCGTGGTTGTTGTTTTCGGGTTTGTGGGTCACGGTCGTGTACTTCCCGGTCGCGCATTGGGTTTTCGCGTTCGATGGTGCGGCCGCGGAGAAGGGTGGCTGGATCGCTAATCAGCTCAAGGCAATTGACTTCGCTGGTGGTACCGCGGTGCATATCAATGCCGGTACCGCGGGCCTGGTGTTGGCGCTGATCTTGGGTAAGCGCAAGGGCTGGCCGGGCACGCCGATGCGTCCGCATAACTTGCCGTTCGTGATGCTGGGGGCTGGTCTGTTGTGGTTCGGCTGGTATGGGTTCAACGCCGGTTCGGCAACCAGTTCTAATGGTTTGGCGGGCTCGACGTTTGTGACTACCACGGTGGCTACTGCCGCGGCGATGCTGGGCTGGTTGCTTACCGAACGTATTCGGGACGGGCATGCGACCTCGCTGGGTGCGGCCTCGGGAATCGTGGCCGGTTTGGTGGCCATCACCCCGTCGTGCTCGTCGGTGAATGTCGCTGGCGCCCTTGCCATTGGCGTGATCGCCGGCATTTTGTGTGCGCTGGCGGTGGGCTTGAAGTACAAGCTAGGATTTGATGACTCGTTGGATGTTGTCGGTGTGCACCTGGTCGGCGGGATCGTTGGCACGTTGCTCATCGGTTTGTTCGCCGCGCCCCAGACCGGTGCGGCCGTGGCCGGTCTGTTCTACGGCGGCGGGCTAGAACAGTTGTGGCGCCAAGCTCTTGGCGCCGGGGCGGTTCTGCTCTATTCGGCAATAGGCACCGCTATCGTTGCATTCATCGTGAAGTACACCATTGGCCTGCGCATCAGCGACGAGGGAGAAGCGGCCGGAGCCGACGAATCCCAACACGCTGAAGGTGCATACGACTTTGTCGCACTGGGAAGTGGTTCGGTCATCGGCCGCCACAGCAGCGGCAGGGAGGAATGA
- the ftsY gene encoding signal recognition particle-docking protein FtsY, with translation MWRFLRSCNNALVPFEVWIAIAIVAVVVFAALVFGLVRYRSRRISLTRSDTNTGITEGATPADRSGGYSAGSTITFSEGGAQATPVPSVGDDAEVPRDAPRRTISNVQLPEPAAEPKPQPEPAATPKPEPEAVAEPEPAPEPEPEAVAEPEPQHAAVLDEIAPVAGRLDRLRGRLASSQNAVGRGLLGLLGAGDLDEESWEEVEDTLLIADLGTAVTTSIVDRLRSEMAARSVRTEAQARALLREVLIDELQPDLDRSIKALPHNDKPSVLLIVGVNGTGKTTTVGKLARVLVADGRRVVLGAADTFRAAAADQLQAWGQRVGAQVVRGAEGADPASVAFDAVDAGIREGADVVVIDTAGRLHTKTGLMDELGKIKRVVERRAEVDEVLLVLDSTIGQNGLAQARVFADVVDITGVALTKLDGTAKGGIVFHVQRELGVPVKLVGLGEGPDDLAPFEPPAFVDALLG, from the coding sequence ATGTGGCGCTTCTTGCGTTCCTGTAACAATGCCCTGGTGCCTTTTGAAGTGTGGATCGCCATCGCGATCGTCGCCGTCGTGGTTTTTGCTGCATTGGTTTTCGGACTGGTGCGTTACCGCTCCCGTCGTATCAGCCTGACACGTTCCGACACAAACACGGGGATCACCGAGGGCGCCACACCGGCCGACCGTTCCGGCGGATACAGCGCCGGGTCCACCATCACCTTCAGTGAGGGCGGAGCGCAGGCAACTCCCGTGCCCAGTGTGGGCGATGACGCCGAAGTTCCGCGGGACGCGCCGCGGCGCACCATCTCCAATGTCCAGCTGCCTGAACCCGCAGCTGAACCGAAACCGCAGCCTGAACCCGCCGCGACACCCAAACCAGAGCCCGAGGCGGTCGCCGAACCCGAACCGGCGCCCGAACCAGAGCCCGAGGCAGTCGCCGAACCAGAGCCGCAACACGCGGCGGTGCTCGATGAGATCGCGCCGGTGGCAGGACGCCTCGACCGATTGCGGGGACGGCTGGCCAGTTCGCAGAATGCCGTGGGCCGGGGCCTGCTGGGCCTGCTGGGTGCGGGTGACCTCGACGAGGAATCGTGGGAGGAGGTCGAGGACACCCTGCTCATCGCCGACCTCGGCACCGCGGTCACCACGTCGATCGTGGACAGGCTGCGCAGCGAGATGGCCGCCCGCAGCGTGCGCACCGAGGCACAGGCGCGGGCTCTGCTGCGCGAGGTACTCATCGATGAGCTGCAGCCCGACCTCGACCGGTCGATCAAGGCGCTGCCGCACAACGACAAACCCTCGGTGCTGCTCATCGTCGGGGTGAATGGCACGGGCAAGACCACCACGGTCGGCAAGCTGGCCCGGGTGCTGGTCGCCGACGGACGCCGGGTGGTGCTCGGGGCCGCGGACACCTTCCGTGCCGCAGCGGCCGACCAGTTGCAGGCATGGGGGCAGCGCGTGGGTGCTCAGGTGGTGCGGGGTGCCGAGGGTGCCGACCCCGCCTCGGTCGCCTTCGACGCCGTCGACGCCGGGATCCGCGAAGGTGCCGATGTGGTGGTGATCGACACCGCCGGGCGACTGCACACAAAGACCGGACTCATGGACGAGCTGGGCAAGATCAAACGTGTCGTGGAACGGCGCGCCGAGGTCGATGAGGTGCTGCTGGTTCTCGACTCCACGATTGGGCAGAACGGTTTAGCGCAGGCCCGGGTGTTCGCTGACGTGGTAGACATCACCGGGGTGGCGCTCACCAAACTTGACGGAACAGCCAAGGGCGGCATTGTTTTTCACGTGCAGCGTGAACTTGGCGTGCCGGTGAAGCTAGTTGGCCTGGGGGAGGGCCCCGACGATCTGGCCCCATTCGAGCCCCCGGCCTTCGTCGACGCTCTGTTGGGGTAA
- the fni gene encoding type 2 isopentenyl-diphosphate Delta-isomerase, protein MQYVTRTTGLERLDLPYMALPNSSLAGVDLSTEFLGKRLAAPVLIGAMTGGAKLSATINRNLAAAAQELGIGMMLGSQRVMLVDPDSAATFAVREVAPDILLIGNIGLAQLGNTAAAAQLNDLVQRVGADALAVHTNPLQEAVQPDGDTDFTGQVYRLAELTHAVEFPVLLKEVGHGISGAAARRLSGCRLAAIDVAGAGGTSWARVEQFVRFGAITSPELAEWGIPTADALAEVHAELPHLPLVGSGGIRTGMDAAKAIALGASVVSVALPLLAPAVQSPQAVIAWLEQFLDELRIAMHCADVNTIAQLRRVSLRPRSSPR, encoded by the coding sequence GTGCAGTACGTCACCCGAACCACGGGACTGGAACGACTCGACCTGCCTTATATGGCGTTGCCCAATTCCAGCCTCGCCGGGGTTGACCTGTCCACCGAGTTTCTGGGCAAGCGATTGGCCGCTCCTGTTCTCATCGGAGCGATGACCGGCGGCGCGAAACTTTCGGCCACCATCAATCGCAATCTCGCGGCCGCCGCCCAAGAGCTGGGCATCGGCATGATGCTGGGTTCGCAACGGGTGATGCTGGTCGACCCTGACAGCGCGGCGACGTTCGCGGTGCGCGAGGTAGCACCCGACATCCTGCTGATCGGCAACATCGGGCTGGCGCAGCTCGGCAACACCGCGGCCGCCGCGCAGCTCAACGACCTGGTGCAGCGAGTGGGGGCGGATGCGCTGGCGGTGCACACCAATCCGCTGCAGGAGGCGGTACAGCCCGACGGCGACACCGATTTCACCGGTCAGGTGTATCGGCTCGCCGAGCTGACCCACGCGGTCGAATTTCCGGTGCTCCTCAAGGAGGTCGGCCATGGCATCAGTGGCGCCGCAGCGCGCCGCCTCAGCGGATGCCGTCTTGCGGCCATTGATGTCGCCGGCGCGGGCGGCACGTCCTGGGCCCGGGTGGAGCAGTTCGTCAGGTTCGGCGCCATCACCTCTCCCGAGCTCGCCGAATGGGGTATCCCGACAGCCGATGCGCTCGCCGAGGTGCATGCCGAGCTGCCGCACCTGCCTCTCGTCGGCTCGGGCGGCATACGCACCGGGATGGACGCTGCCAAGGCGATCGCACTGGGCGCCAGCGTCGTGTCGGTCGCGCTCCCTCTCTTGGCACCGGCGGTGCAGTCGCCGCAGGCAGTGATCGCCTGGCTCGAACAATTCCTCGACGAGCTGCGCATCGCCATGCACTGTGCCGATGTCAATACGATCGCCCAGCTGCGGCGAGTTTCACTGCGTCCGCGCTCAAGCCCCCGCTAA
- a CDS encoding protein disulfide oxidoreductase, with product MNIQFGGRNKFRAVARTLAVTVAVLLISAGIVRAPVARADSLLDFTGTTVSGAPFNGASLKGKPVVLWFWAAYCPFCNGEGPHVSAVSAANPRVTFVGISGRGSVGEMEGFISRYNLHFTNLNDADGSLWRQFGVPWQPAYLFINSNGTSDFVNNPTSSMSEQELSDRVKALT from the coding sequence ATGAATATCCAATTCGGGGGACGTAATAAATTTCGGGCCGTGGCGCGGACCCTTGCGGTCACCGTCGCAGTGTTGTTGATATCGGCCGGCATCGTCCGGGCGCCTGTGGCGCGAGCCGATTCCCTGCTCGATTTCACCGGAACCACCGTCTCGGGCGCGCCCTTCAACGGTGCCAGCCTCAAGGGCAAGCCGGTCGTGCTGTGGTTCTGGGCCGCCTATTGCCCGTTCTGCAACGGCGAGGGACCGCATGTGAGTGCGGTATCGGCGGCTAATCCCCGCGTCACCTTCGTCGGCATCTCCGGCCGCGGTTCGGTGGGAGAAATGGAGGGATTCATTTCGCGCTACAACCTTCACTTCACCAACCTCAACGACGCCGACGGTTCGTTGTGGCGGCAGTTCGGTGTGCCCTGGCAGCCGGCCTACCTGTTCATCAACTCCAACGGCACCTCGGACTTTGTGAACAACCCGACATCGTCGATGTCCGAACAGGAGCTCAGCGACCGGGTGAAGGCACTGACCTGA
- a CDS encoding cytochrome c biogenesis CcdA family protein, with product MVDVRTGAQRPGEGTDLTSLAFAAGLIAALNPCGFALLPVYLALVVRGPGAEIGKSRALARAVIATVVMAAGFVAVFTVFGLLTVSVASVVQRYLPFVTVVFGIGLVILGLWLLSGRDIIALMPKVLDANAPTTRLGSMFGYGVGYAVASLSCTIGPFLAVTSTTFESGSLFDGVMVYLAYASGITLVVGTLAVSTALASTVLLNAMRRALPYLNRISGAILLVVGAYVGYYGSYEVRLFHANGNPDDPIINAAGKIQRTISGWVYLHGAWPWLFILGLVAVGAAIWWRNTAKE from the coding sequence ATCGTCGATGTCCGAACAGGAGCTCAGCGACCGGGTGAAGGCACTGACCTGACCTCGCTTGCCTTTGCAGCCGGGCTGATCGCCGCGCTCAACCCGTGCGGATTCGCCTTATTGCCGGTCTATCTCGCCCTTGTGGTGCGCGGACCCGGTGCCGAAATCGGCAAGTCGCGGGCTTTGGCTCGCGCGGTCATCGCCACCGTGGTGATGGCAGCCGGGTTCGTCGCGGTCTTCACCGTTTTCGGGTTGTTGACGGTGTCGGTGGCGTCCGTGGTGCAGCGGTATCTGCCGTTTGTGACGGTGGTCTTCGGAATCGGTCTGGTGATCCTCGGTCTGTGGCTGTTGTCCGGCCGCGACATCATCGCGCTCATGCCCAAGGTGCTGGATGCCAATGCCCCCACCACCCGGCTGGGCTCCATGTTCGGCTACGGCGTGGGATACGCGGTGGCCTCGTTGTCCTGCACCATCGGCCCCTTCCTGGCAGTCACCAGTACCACCTTTGAAAGCGGCTCGCTGTTCGACGGTGTCATGGTCTATCTGGCGTACGCCTCCGGTATCACCCTGGTGGTAGGCACGCTGGCCGTGTCCACCGCATTGGCAAGCACGGTCCTGCTGAACGCCATGCGGCGCGCATTGCCCTATCTGAATCGGATCAGCGGCGCCATCCTTCTGGTGGTCGGCGCCTACGTGGGCTATTACGGCAGCTACGAGGTCAGGCTGTTCCACGCCAACGGCAACCCCGACGACCCGATCATCAACGCGGCCGGGAAGATTCAGCGCACAATCTCAGGCTGGGTGTATCTGCACGGCGCCTGGCCGTGGTTGTTCATCCTCGGGTTGGTGGCGGTCGGCGCGGCCATTTGGTGGCGTAATACCGCGAAGGAATAG